From Butyricimonas paravirosa, one genomic window encodes:
- a CDS encoding site-specific DNA-methyltransferase codes for MKPNKLELQSANGVNINLEALYQIAPSCFTEVKDEKTGELRHVVNFTTLRQLLGDDAVEDAPEAYQFTWPGKQEARREAARPTNKTLRPVMEDSVDWDTTENVYIEGDNLQVLKLLQKSYLGKIKMIYIDPPYNTGKNLIYKNDFSIDENEFLRKTGELDDYNNRLFINTPSNGRFHSDWCSMIYSRLLVCRSLLSSNGIICLTIDDSEIETVTAIMNEVFGESNHLATIVVKNNPSGRSTTKGASISHEYALFYGANDETTLGRLPRNEYQIARYKEKDNLGAFEWVNFRKHGGYKEDAPSMFYPIYVKKDCSDFRIPNIKWNEVRKEYDILEQPLEDEIVSLPVDEHGRARRWKWGLDRALTAKNEMMARRDRSGIPTVYIKARMNDEGMLPLTVWDDKLYSSTEYGANLLKKMFNAQYFDYPKSLYAVIDSLKIGDLDKDSYVLDFFSGSATTAHAVMQLNAEDGGKRKYLCVQLPEKTDINSEAYKAGYKTIPEIAKERIRRAGKKIKEESGLQGQNLDTGFRVFRLDESNMEEVYFAPKEYKQEQLDLLLDNVKSDRNDLDLLFGAMLDWGVQLSLPMTTEVVDGKTIYSVNDGDLVACFADNVTENVVRTIADKQPLRILFRDSCFERDDAKINIFESLKQQLDWSEEEAMKSIKVI; via the coding sequence ATGAAACCCAATAAGTTGGAACTTCAATCAGCAAATGGAGTGAATATCAATTTAGAAGCACTCTATCAGATTGCGCCCTCGTGCTTTACAGAGGTTAAAGATGAAAAAACAGGCGAATTACGTCATGTGGTAAACTTCACTACTCTTCGTCAGTTGTTAGGTGATGACGCTGTTGAAGATGCACCGGAAGCATATCAGTTTACATGGCCTGGTAAGCAGGAGGCTCGCCGTGAAGCAGCACGTCCTACAAACAAGACATTAAGACCCGTCATGGAGGATAGTGTAGATTGGGATACTACAGAAAATGTATATATTGAAGGTGATAATCTACAAGTATTAAAACTACTACAAAAGTCATATTTGGGTAAAATCAAAATGATTTATATAGATCCTCCTTACAATACAGGAAAGAATCTTATATATAAAAATGATTTTTCCATAGATGAAAATGAATTCTTGAGAAAAACAGGAGAACTTGATGATTATAACAACAGATTATTTATAAACACACCTTCTAATGGTCGTTTCCATTCAGACTGGTGTTCAATGATATATTCCAGATTACTAGTCTGTCGCTCACTTCTTTCTTCTAACGGAATAATATGTTTAACAATTGATGATAGCGAAATAGAGACTGTTACCGCTATAATGAATGAAGTTTTTGGCGAAAGTAATCACCTCGCAACAATTGTTGTTAAAAACAATCCTTCTGGTAGATCGACAACAAAGGGAGCATCAATCTCACATGAATATGCACTATTTTATGGTGCTAATGACGAAACGACTTTGGGGAGATTACCACGTAATGAATACCAAATTGCTAGGTACAAAGAAAAAGATAATTTAGGAGCCTTTGAATGGGTTAATTTTAGAAAACATGGCGGTTATAAAGAAGATGCACCATCGATGTTCTATCCAATTTATGTTAAAAAAGATTGCTCGGATTTTAGAATTCCTAACATTAAATGGAATGAAGTACGAAAAGAATATGATATTCTTGAGCAACCATTAGAAGATGAAATTGTTTCTCTCCCTGTAGATGAACATGGAAGAGCAAGGCGTTGGAAGTGGGGACTTGATAGAGCACTAACTGCTAAAAATGAAATGATGGCTAGAAGAGATAGGTCGGGGATTCCTACTGTTTACATAAAAGCACGCATGAACGACGAGGGTATGCTCCCATTGACAGTATGGGATGATAAACTTTATTCATCAACAGAATATGGAGCTAACCTATTAAAAAAAATGTTTAATGCACAATATTTCGATTACCCAAAATCTTTATACGCTGTTATTGACAGCTTAAAAATAGGAGATTTGGACAAGGATTCATACGTATTGGATTTTTTTTCAGGTAGTGCAACTACCGCTCATGCTGTTATGCAATTAAATGCAGAAGACGGTGGAAAACGGAAGTATCTCTGTGTGCAATTACCAGAAAAAACAGATATAAATAGTGAAGCATATAAAGCTGGTTATAAGACCATCCCAGAAATTGCTAAAGAACGTATTCGTCGTGCTGGTAAAAAGATCAAGGAAGAATCAGGTTTGCAAGGTCAAAACCTTGATACTGGTTTCAGAGTATTCCGTTTGGATGAAAGCAATATGGAAGAGGTTTATTTTGCACCAAAAGAATATAAGCAAGAGCAACTTGACTTATTGCTCGATAATGTTAAGAGCGACCGTAATGACCTCGACTTACTGTTTGGCGCAATGCTCGACTGGGGTGTGCAGTTATCCTTGCCAATGACAACCGAAGTGGTGGATGGTAAAACAATCTACTCTGTGAACGATGGAGACCTTGTGGCTTGTTTTGCAGATAATGTAACCGAGAATGTTGTCCGTACAATTGCAGACAAACAACCTTTGAGAATTTTGTTCCGTGACAGTTGCTTTGAAAGAGATGATGCTAAAATAAACATCTTTGAGTCTTTGAAACAACAACTTGACTGGAGCGAGGAAGAGGCTATGAAGAGTATTAAAGTTATTTAA
- a CDS encoding DUF4391 domain-containing protein: MNMNNPLNFPATTVVNKSVPKNAFYGRSTDSSLREFLTREFENIVWLYKLAPSTLNVEDGERVHEIAVFHCKMKGDAYSINPFCAMDKLLPRHTLFIIEYEGKIDILMHHKEMTAAKSEQKWTCGVTELQREVSFDTLSLKIEGQSMDAVYSNILSQISGLSASNEVEYKEQAEIRKKVEQLQKQVTSLQKQVRAEKQFNRQMELNAEARRLKKEIAKFQEIINK, encoded by the coding sequence ATGAATATGAACAATCCTCTCAATTTCCCAGCGACTACAGTAGTCAATAAGTCTGTACCTAAGAATGCCTTTTACGGTAGGAGTACAGATAGCTCGCTTCGTGAGTTTCTCACAAGGGAGTTTGAGAATATTGTATGGTTGTATAAACTTGCGCCCAGCACGCTGAATGTGGAAGATGGGGAGCGAGTACACGAAATAGCAGTATTCCATTGTAAGATGAAGGGAGATGCCTATAGCATTAACCCATTCTGTGCGATGGACAAACTCTTGCCAAGACATACGCTGTTTATCATTGAGTATGAAGGCAAGATTGATATCTTGATGCACCATAAGGAAATGACTGCTGCAAAAAGTGAGCAGAAATGGACTTGCGGTGTAACTGAATTACAAAGAGAAGTGTCCTTTGATACATTGTCTCTTAAAATAGAAGGACAGTCAATGGATGCTGTATATAGCAACATCCTAAGTCAAATATCTGGACTTTCTGCTTCAAATGAGGTTGAATACAAAGAACAAGCGGAAATAAGGAAGAAAGTCGAACAGCTTCAAAAACAAGTAACTTCTTTGCAAAAACAGGTTCGGGCTGAAAAGCAGTTTAACCGACAAATGGAGTTGAATGCCGAAGCAAGAAGATTGAAAAAAGAGATAGCTAAATTTCAAGAAATAATAAACAAATAA
- a CDS encoding DUF4238 domain-containing protein, protein MALHKKQHYIPQCYLKMFSDNNTHIWAYDKISKKSYGVLISDVCTANNFYTISDSFIKENNKLNPFTIEENFFAEEYEPKFAEKLFHLQQLANDAYKNNELRIRLSRKEKYEFALLLVIQWFRLPALRIENEEVFEDMMPKMVRLFQEGLALELNNPDIAKLRIQSKIKDKAVYHAESTFMNEDLLDRYSTLLSNNIWTFNYSVNGDFYTSDFPITVNPHVNNVKPICQGLAQYGAELTFPISKNLLLTIWDKDYFSDKESDECKMEVVHGRDLREANHIRTMYAQRQLFSNKNNFEFIDFISRIMPITKNPFR, encoded by the coding sequence ATGGCTCTGCACAAAAAACAACACTATATACCACAATGTTATCTGAAAATGTTTTCAGATAATAACACACATATATGGGCGTACGACAAGATTTCTAAAAAATCTTATGGTGTTTTAATTTCTGATGTATGCACAGCCAATAATTTTTATACGATTTCAGATAGTTTTATAAAAGAAAACAATAAGCTTAATCCATTTACAATTGAGGAAAATTTCTTTGCTGAAGAATATGAGCCTAAATTTGCAGAGAAATTATTTCATTTACAACAATTAGCTAATGATGCATATAAAAATAATGAGTTAAGAATTCGATTAAGTAGAAAAGAAAAGTATGAATTTGCTTTACTTTTAGTTATCCAATGGTTTAGATTACCTGCATTAAGAATAGAGAATGAGGAGGTATTCGAAGATATGATGCCAAAAATGGTGAGACTATTTCAAGAGGGATTAGCATTAGAGTTAAATAACCCTGATATTGCTAAATTGAGAATTCAGTCTAAAATAAAAGATAAAGCTGTATATCATGCTGAAAGTACATTTATGAATGAAGACTTATTAGATAGATATAGTACATTGTTAAGCAATAACATATGGACTTTTAATTATTCCGTAAATGGCGATTTTTACACATCAGATTTTCCTATAACTGTTAATCCTCATGTTAATAATGTAAAACCTATATGTCAGGGATTAGCTCAATATGGAGCTGAGCTAACTTTTCCAATATCAAAGAATTTATTGCTTACAATCTGGGATAAAGACTATTTTTCAGATAAAGAGTCAGATGAATGTAAGATGGAAGTAGTCCATGGACGAGATTTGAGAGAAGCTAATCATATACGTACAATGTATGCGCAAAGACAGTTGTTCTCAAATAAAAATAATTTTGAATTTATAGATTTTATTTCAAGGATAATGCCTATAACAAAGAATCCTTTTAGATAA